A genomic region of Solanum dulcamara chromosome 2, daSolDulc1.2, whole genome shotgun sequence contains the following coding sequences:
- the LOC129880646 gene encoding auxin response factor 3-like isoform X1 translates to MTSVSLDSPASAASGSLDLTLSTPSPAVASVCMELWHVCDGPLILLPKKGSVVVYLPQGHLKHLYECLSIAYNLLPNILSRFVDVKLQADETSDEVYVQVSLAPDNQDGYVPYHSSRIEMCQASSGTTRKREKYFGRC, encoded by the exons ATGACGTCGGTATCATTGGATTCACCGGCGTCGGCGGCATCTGGAAGTTTGGATTTGACATTGTCAACTCCGTCGCCGGCAGTGGCATCTGTGTGTATGGAGCTCTGGCATGTGTGTGATGGACCTTTGATTTTGTTGCCAAAGAAAGGAAGTGTTGTCGTGTACCTACCTCAAGGTCACTTGAAACATCTCTATGAGTGCTTGTCCATAGCTTATAACCTCCTTCCTAACATCTTAAGTCGCTTTGTAGATGTGAAGCTTCAA GCGGATGAGACTTCTGATGAGGTCTATGTACAAGTCTCACTAGCTCCTGACAATCAG GATGGTTATGTTCCATATCACTCTTCAAGAATTGAGATGTGCCAAGCATCTTCAGGGACAACTCGAAAAAGGGAAAAGTATTTCGGGAGATGCTGA
- the LOC129880646 gene encoding auxin response factor 3-like isoform X2, which produces MTSVSLDSPASAASGSLDLTLSTPSPAVASVCMELWHVCDGPLILLPKKGSVVVYLPQGHLKHLYECLSIAYNLLPNILSRFVDVKLQADETSDEVYVQVSLAPDNQRGSSDRE; this is translated from the exons ATGACGTCGGTATCATTGGATTCACCGGCGTCGGCGGCATCTGGAAGTTTGGATTTGACATTGTCAACTCCGTCGCCGGCAGTGGCATCTGTGTGTATGGAGCTCTGGCATGTGTGTGATGGACCTTTGATTTTGTTGCCAAAGAAAGGAAGTGTTGTCGTGTACCTACCTCAAGGTCACTTGAAACATCTCTATGAGTGCTTGTCCATAGCTTATAACCTCCTTCCTAACATCTTAAGTCGCTTTGTAGATGTGAAGCTTCAA GCGGATGAGACTTCTGATGAGGTCTATGTACAAGTCTCACTAGCTCCTGACAATCAG AGAGGGTCAAGTGACAGAGAGTGA